A single genomic interval of Nonomuraea rubra harbors:
- the bldC gene encoding developmental transcriptional regulator BldC — translation MSARTPEAEPLLTPAEVATMFRVDPKTVTRWAKAGKLTSIRTLGGHRRYRETEVRALLAGIPQQRSE, via the coding sequence ATGTCAGCTCGTACACCCGAGGCCGAGCCACTGCTCACGCCCGCTGAGGTCGCGACCATGTTCAGGGTCGACCCCAAGACCGTTACGCGGTGGGCCAAGGCGGGCAAGTTGACGTCGATTCGTACCCTCGGCGGTCATCGGCGTTACCGGGAGACCGAGGTTCGCGCGCTGCTCGCGGGGATTCCGCAGCAGCGTTCCGAGTAG
- a CDS encoding LacI family DNA-binding transcriptional regulator, producing MSGPPVNTSTITELREVDALPRPRPTIRNVAERAGVSKSLVSLVLRGSPHVSEHRRQAVLQAARELGYRPNAVARSLVEGRTHLVGALVADLHNPFYAEFLDGLQESLHGDGLRMLIGNSQWDPAFEDEAVEAFLELRVDGLVLLGIPPTSETLIEATAYTPTVVVGERDIELDGVDIVVDDDQLGARLAIDHLVEHGHKRIAHIEGRRSSRCEGYLVAMRRHSLAPYIMVEAADSTEEGGREAAMALLTRDPRPTAIFAANDVVALGVLSAAGELGLRVPQDLSVVGYDNTHLSASHHISLTSVDQARRSMGRSAAALLSDRIGDPAKVARMREVRPELIVRRSTGPA from the coding sequence ATGTCAGGACCGCCCGTCAACACTTCAACCATCACTGAGCTAAGAGAGGTAGACGCACTGCCTCGGCCCAGACCGACCATCCGTAACGTCGCCGAACGAGCCGGCGTGTCGAAATCGCTGGTCTCACTCGTGCTGCGCGGATCCCCGCACGTGAGCGAGCACCGGCGCCAGGCCGTCTTGCAAGCCGCCCGAGAGCTCGGCTACCGGCCGAACGCGGTCGCCAGGAGCCTGGTCGAAGGCCGTACCCATCTGGTGGGCGCACTCGTCGCCGACCTGCACAACCCGTTCTACGCGGAGTTCCTCGACGGCCTGCAGGAGAGCCTGCACGGCGACGGGCTGCGCATGCTGATCGGGAACAGCCAGTGGGACCCGGCGTTCGAGGACGAGGCCGTGGAGGCCTTCCTTGAACTGCGGGTCGACGGGCTGGTCCTGCTCGGCATCCCGCCGACCAGCGAGACGCTGATCGAGGCCACCGCGTACACGCCCACGGTCGTCGTGGGGGAACGTGACATCGAGCTCGACGGCGTCGACATCGTGGTCGACGACGACCAGCTCGGCGCCCGTCTGGCCATCGACCACCTGGTCGAGCACGGCCACAAGAGAATCGCGCACATCGAGGGCCGGCGATCGTCGCGCTGCGAGGGTTATCTCGTGGCGATGCGCAGGCACTCGCTGGCGCCGTACATCATGGTCGAGGCCGCGGACTCGACCGAAGAGGGCGGCAGGGAGGCGGCGATGGCGCTGCTGACCCGCGACCCCAGGCCCACGGCGATCTTCGCCGCCAATGACGTGGTAGCGCTCGGCGTGCTCTCGGCCGCCGGCGAGCTGGGCCTGCGCGTGCCCCAGGACCTTTCGGTGGTCGGCTACGACAACACGCACCTGTCGGCCTCCCACCACATCTCGCTGACCTCGGTCGACCAGGCCCGCCGCAGCATGGGCAGGTCGGCGGCGGCGTTGCTGAGCGACCGGATCGGGGATCCCGCCAAGGTCGCGCGCATGCGCGAGGTCCGCCCAGAGCTGATCGTGCGACGGAGCACGGGACCTGCCTAA
- a CDS encoding SDR family NAD(P)-dependent oxidoreductase, with translation MHVLVTGGSSGIGAATALAYARTGADVTITYNTGADRAAEVVKRIEQEGTRGAAVHLDLEDHATIAPAVAQAGPVDALVANAVRWGNVQPGSMAFEDVPAAEWSAAMHANVVGNALLVQAVLPEMRRRRWGRIVLVSSGIAEEGVPGPGPYGTAKMALHGLARALAWEAGRDGILVNVAVAGLTVTGVREFPQDVLDRLAARTPTRRLSTADDMAALIVFLGSAANHNLTGEIIRDGSNAGRSAHAI, from the coding sequence ATGCACGTACTCGTCACCGGCGGCTCGTCCGGCATCGGCGCCGCCACCGCGCTCGCGTACGCCAGAACCGGCGCGGACGTCACGATCACCTACAACACGGGCGCCGACCGCGCCGCCGAGGTCGTCAAGCGCATCGAGCAGGAGGGCACCCGGGGCGCGGCCGTCCACCTCGACCTGGAGGACCACGCCACCATCGCGCCCGCCGTGGCGCAGGCGGGGCCGGTGGACGCGCTCGTCGCGAACGCCGTCCGCTGGGGGAACGTCCAGCCGGGCAGCATGGCGTTCGAGGACGTGCCCGCGGCCGAGTGGTCCGCCGCCATGCACGCCAACGTGGTCGGCAACGCCCTGCTCGTCCAGGCGGTGCTGCCGGAGATGCGGCGCAGGCGGTGGGGGCGGATCGTGCTCGTCTCCTCCGGCATCGCCGAGGAGGGCGTGCCGGGGCCCGGCCCCTACGGCACCGCGAAGATGGCCCTGCACGGCCTGGCCAGGGCCCTGGCCTGGGAGGCGGGCAGGGACGGCATCCTGGTGAACGTGGCCGTCGCGGGCCTCACGGTCACCGGCGTCCGCGAGTTCCCGCAGGACGTACTCGACCGGCTCGCGGCCCGCACGCCCACCCGCCGGCTGTCCACCGCCGACGACATGGCGGCGCTGATCGTCTTCCTCGGCTCGGCGGCCAACCACAACCTCACGGGAGAGATCATCCGAGACGGTTCGAATGCGGGCAGGTCAGCCCACGCCATCTGA
- the purM gene encoding phosphoribosylformylglycinamidine cyclo-ligase has protein sequence MSSYEAAGVDIEAGERAVELMKDKVARSRRPEVVDDASGFAGLFDASALLKYRRPLLATSTDGVGTKVMIAQRYGKHDTIGIDLVGMVLDDLVVCGAEPLFMTDYIACGKVVPERIAEIVGGVAEGCRLAGAALVGGETAEHPGAMGPDEYDLAGAGTGVVEASAMLGPERVAAGDVVLGMASSGVHSNGYSLVRHVLRESSLSLDTVLPELGRPLGEELLEPTRIYSLPCLELARAVEVHAYAHITGGGIEGNLSRSLPTGLDALLDRSSWTPPAIFGVLASYGKIAQRDLDRTFNLGVGMAAVLPADAADAAIRLLAGHGLDAWVMGEIVPGSGQARYR, from the coding sequence GTGAGTTCCTATGAGGCCGCCGGCGTGGACATCGAGGCGGGCGAGCGGGCCGTCGAGCTGATGAAGGACAAGGTGGCGCGCTCGCGGCGGCCCGAGGTGGTCGACGACGCCAGCGGCTTCGCCGGCCTGTTCGACGCCTCGGCCCTGCTGAAGTACCGGCGCCCGCTGCTGGCCACCTCCACCGACGGCGTGGGCACCAAGGTCATGATCGCCCAGCGGTACGGCAAGCACGACACGATCGGCATCGACCTGGTCGGCATGGTCCTCGACGACCTGGTGGTCTGCGGGGCCGAGCCGCTGTTCATGACCGACTACATCGCCTGCGGGAAGGTGGTGCCCGAGCGCATCGCCGAGATCGTCGGCGGCGTGGCCGAGGGCTGCCGCCTGGCCGGGGCCGCGCTGGTGGGCGGCGAGACGGCCGAGCACCCCGGCGCGATGGGTCCCGACGAGTACGACCTGGCGGGGGCGGGCACCGGCGTGGTGGAGGCGTCCGCCATGCTCGGCCCTGAGCGGGTGGCCGCCGGGGACGTGGTGCTGGGGATGGCCTCCTCGGGGGTGCACTCCAACGGCTACTCGCTGGTCCGCCACGTGCTGCGGGAGAGCTCCCTGTCGCTCGACACCGTCCTGCCCGAGCTGGGCCGGCCGCTGGGCGAGGAGCTGCTGGAGCCCACGCGCATCTACTCGCTGCCCTGCCTGGAGCTGGCCCGGGCGGTCGAGGTGCACGCCTACGCGCACATCACCGGGGGCGGGATCGAGGGCAACCTCTCGCGTTCGCTGCCGACGGGGCTGGACGCGCTGCTGGACCGCTCGTCGTGGACGCCGCCGGCGATCTTCGGCGTGCTGGCGTCGTACGGGAAGATCGCGCAGCGCGACCTGGACCGCACGTTCAACCTCGGCGTCGGCATGGCTGCCGTGCTGCCCGCGGATGCGGCGGACGCGGCCATCCGGTTGCTGGCCGGTCACGGCCTGGACGCCTGGGTGATGGGCGAGATCGTGCCTGGCAGCGGGCAGGCCCGCTACCGCTGA
- a CDS encoding Leu/Phe/Val dehydrogenase: protein MTDVFGASHKDVHEQVVFCADEQSGLRAIIAIHNTALGPALGGTRFYPYESESAALADVLNLAKGMAYKNALAGLDLGGGKAVIIGDPARDKSEALLRAYGRFVQSLGGRYITACDVGTYSEDMDIVARESRFVTGRTLAHGGAGDSSILTAFGVFQGMRASAERVYGTPSLHGRRVGVEGVGKVGHRLVELLREDGAEVVVCDVDPRAVERVRVRHPEVDVVADARTLMAADLDVFAPCALGGALDDDTVATLRAKIVCGAANNQLAHPGVEKQLAERGILYAPDYVVNSGGVIQVADEIEGFDMDRARSKAAQIYDTTLKIFGIAADEGVPPAVAADRLAERRMSEVGRIRSIWLGR from the coding sequence GTGACCGACGTCTTCGGAGCGTCTCACAAAGACGTTCACGAGCAGGTCGTGTTCTGCGCCGACGAGCAGAGCGGCCTGCGTGCCATCATCGCCATCCACAACACGGCGCTGGGCCCGGCCCTGGGTGGCACGAGGTTCTATCCCTACGAGAGCGAGTCCGCGGCCCTGGCCGACGTGCTCAACCTGGCCAAGGGCATGGCGTACAAGAACGCGCTGGCCGGCCTCGACCTGGGCGGGGGCAAGGCCGTGATCATCGGCGACCCGGCCCGCGACAAGAGCGAGGCGCTGCTGCGCGCGTACGGCAGGTTCGTCCAGTCGCTCGGCGGCCGTTACATCACCGCCTGCGACGTGGGCACCTACAGCGAGGACATGGACATCGTGGCCCGCGAGTCGCGCTTCGTGACCGGCCGCACGCTGGCCCACGGCGGGGCGGGCGACTCCTCGATCCTGACGGCGTTCGGTGTGTTCCAGGGCATGCGGGCCTCGGCCGAGCGGGTCTACGGCACGCCGTCCCTGCACGGCAGGCGGGTGGGCGTCGAGGGGGTCGGCAAGGTGGGCCACCGCCTGGTCGAGCTCCTGCGCGAGGACGGCGCCGAGGTCGTGGTCTGCGACGTCGACCCCAGGGCGGTGGAGCGGGTGCGGGTGCGCCATCCGGAGGTGGACGTGGTGGCCGACGCGCGCACGCTGATGGCCGCCGACCTCGACGTCTTCGCCCCGTGCGCCTTGGGCGGGGCGCTCGACGACGACACGGTGGCTACGCTGCGCGCGAAAATCGTCTGCGGCGCGGCCAACAACCAGCTCGCCCACCCCGGCGTGGAGAAGCAACTCGCCGAGCGCGGCATCCTGTACGCGCCCGACTACGTCGTCAATTCCGGCGGGGTGATCCAGGTCGCCGACGAGATCGAGGGCTTCGACATGGATCGGGCCAGGTCGAAGGCTGCCCAGATCTACGACACGACTCTGAAGATCTTCGGAATCGCGGCCGATGAGGGCGTTCCACCCGCGGTCGCAGCAGATAGGCTGGCCGAGCGCAGAATGTCGGAAGTCGGGCGTATTCGGTCCATTTGGCTAGGCCGCTGA
- a CDS encoding N-acetylmuramoyl-L-alanine amidase produces the protein MRALPASVLAVCGLIASACGGTGSGGAAAGQAALTTTQAQASPSSAPAREAPPDAKPLDGKVIVIDPGHNGANYRHPAEINRKVNVLTQWKACDTTGTQTRSGYTEAAFTWDVSQRMKRILERRGATVKLTRDSNNGVGPCITERAAIGNRAKADAAISVHADGSNNARHRGFHVILPKKINGPVDKVVGASGKLGIAVRDAYRKGTGIPYSNYIGKNALDYRSDIGGLNLSTVPKVLFESGNMRNPDEAAKFQSPQFRQKIALALANGLQHYLEA, from the coding sequence ATGCGTGCTCTACCAGCCTCAGTCCTCGCCGTTTGCGGCCTGATCGCCTCCGCGTGTGGCGGCACCGGATCCGGTGGCGCCGCGGCAGGTCAGGCCGCCCTCACGACCACGCAGGCGCAGGCTTCGCCCTCCTCGGCACCCGCCAGGGAGGCGCCACCGGACGCCAAGCCGCTCGACGGCAAGGTCATCGTCATCGACCCCGGCCACAACGGCGCCAACTACCGCCACCCCGCCGAGATCAACCGCAAGGTCAACGTGCTGACTCAGTGGAAGGCCTGCGACACCACCGGCACCCAGACCCGCAGCGGATACACCGAGGCGGCCTTCACCTGGGACGTCTCCCAGCGGATGAAGAGGATCCTCGAACGCCGGGGCGCCACCGTGAAGCTGACCAGGGACAGCAACAACGGCGTCGGGCCCTGCATCACCGAGCGGGCCGCCATCGGCAACAGGGCCAAGGCCGACGCCGCGATCTCCGTGCACGCCGACGGCTCCAACAACGCCAGGCACCGCGGCTTCCACGTCATCCTGCCCAAGAAGATCAACGGGCCGGTCGACAAGGTCGTGGGCGCCTCCGGCAAGCTGGGGATCGCCGTGCGCGACGCGTACAGGAAGGGCACGGGGATCCCGTACTCCAACTACATCGGCAAGAACGCGCTGGACTACCGCAGTGACATCGGCGGGCTCAACCTCTCCACGGTGCCGAAGGTGCTGTTCGAGAGCGGCAACATGCGCAATCCCGACGAGGCGGCCAAGTTCCAGAGTCCGCAGTTCCGGCAGAAGATCGCCCTGGCGCTGGCGAACGGGTTGCAGCACTATCTGGAAGCATGA
- the purF gene encoding amidophosphoribosyltransferase, translating into MLKGDGRLGHDLDPHDRAPKDACGVFGVWAPGEEVSKLTYYGLYALQHRGQESAGIAVSEGSRILVYKDMGLVAQVFDESVLSTLRGHLAIGHCRYSTTGSSVWENAQPTLSSTEVGGLALAHNGNLINTPELAQRLAPGSIRATTDTEVLTTLLAQDRSRSVEDAAAELLPQVKGAYTLVFMDEKTLYAARDPQGIRPLVLGRLERGWVVASETAALDIVGATFVREVEPGELLTIDEQGVRSRRFALAEPKGCLFEYVYLARPDTTIAGRGVQVTRVEVGRVLAREHPVEADLVIPTPESGTPAAVGYAQESGIPYGQGLVKNSYVGRTFIQPSQTIRQLGIRLKLNPLREVVEGKRLVVVDDSIVRGNTQRAIVKMLREAGAREVHVRISSPPVKWPCFYGIDFATRAELIAGSLSVEEIRASLGADSLGYISLEGLTKATTIPADRLCRACFTGEYPIPIDQDNVGKFVLESKA; encoded by the coding sequence GTGCTGAAGGGCGACGGCCGGCTCGGCCATGACCTGGACCCCCATGACCGCGCTCCTAAAGACGCCTGCGGTGTCTTCGGCGTCTGGGCTCCGGGCGAGGAAGTTTCCAAACTCACCTACTACGGGCTGTACGCGTTGCAGCACCGCGGCCAGGAGTCCGCGGGCATCGCGGTCAGCGAAGGCAGCCGCATTCTCGTCTACAAGGACATGGGGCTGGTCGCCCAGGTCTTCGACGAGTCGGTGCTCAGCACCCTGCGCGGTCACCTGGCCATCGGCCACTGCCGCTACTCCACGACCGGATCCAGCGTGTGGGAGAACGCGCAGCCCACGCTGAGCTCCACCGAGGTGGGCGGCCTGGCGCTGGCCCACAACGGCAACCTCATCAACACCCCGGAGCTGGCCCAGCGCCTGGCTCCCGGCTCCATCCGCGCGACCACCGACACCGAGGTCCTGACCACGCTGCTCGCGCAGGACCGCAGCCGCTCGGTCGAGGACGCCGCCGCCGAGCTGCTGCCGCAGGTCAAGGGCGCCTACACGCTGGTCTTCATGGACGAGAAGACGCTCTACGCGGCCCGCGACCCGCAGGGCATCCGCCCGCTGGTGCTGGGCCGCCTGGAGCGCGGCTGGGTGGTGGCCTCGGAGACGGCCGCGCTCGACATCGTGGGCGCCACGTTCGTCCGCGAGGTCGAGCCCGGCGAGCTGCTCACGATCGACGAGCAGGGCGTCAGGTCCCGCCGCTTCGCGCTGGCCGAGCCGAAGGGCTGCCTGTTCGAGTACGTCTACCTCGCCCGCCCCGACACCACCATCGCCGGGCGCGGCGTCCAGGTCACCCGGGTCGAGGTCGGCCGCGTGCTGGCCCGCGAGCACCCGGTGGAGGCCGACCTGGTCATCCCCACGCCGGAGTCGGGCACGCCCGCCGCCGTGGGCTACGCCCAGGAGAGCGGCATCCCGTACGGCCAGGGCCTGGTGAAGAACTCCTACGTGGGCCGCACGTTCATCCAGCCCTCGCAGACCATCCGCCAGCTCGGCATCCGGCTCAAGCTCAACCCGCTGCGCGAGGTCGTGGAGGGCAAGCGCCTGGTGGTCGTGGACGACTCGATCGTGCGCGGCAACACCCAGCGGGCCATCGTCAAGATGTTGCGCGAGGCGGGGGCGCGCGAGGTGCACGTACGCATCTCCTCGCCGCCCGTGAAGTGGCCGTGCTTCTACGGCATCGACTTCGCCACCAGGGCGGAGCTGATCGCGGGCTCGCTGTCGGTCGAGGAGATCCGCGCCTCGCTGGGCGCCGACTCGCTCGGCTACATCTCCCTGGAGGGCCTCACCAAGGCCACCACCATCCCGGCCGACCGGCTCTGCCGGGCCTGCTTCACGGGCGAGTACCCGATCCCGATCGACCAGGACAACGTGGGCAAGTTCGTGTTGGAGAGCAAAGCGTGA
- a CDS encoding TetR/AcrR family transcriptional regulator, producing the protein MTPGKSAETARPARRRLSVDRRREELMAAALELFSTRDAEDVSIDDVASAAGASRALVYHYFGGKQELYVAALRSAAEQLESRLRPQGGGRPLEELASGLERYFDFVEEHAAGFAALLRGGPANRTGEVGEIVDGVRRRLFRLIQKQMGVEEPSPVLRTTLRSWIASVETAGLDWLEHRDLERPMLEKMLVEHMAALLGVAAAHDGDVARLLERLA; encoded by the coding sequence GTGACACCCGGGAAGTCAGCCGAGACGGCACGGCCGGCGCGGCGCAGGCTCAGCGTGGACCGGCGTCGGGAAGAGCTCATGGCGGCGGCGCTGGAGCTGTTCAGCACCCGCGACGCGGAGGACGTCTCGATCGACGACGTGGCGTCGGCGGCGGGGGCTTCGCGGGCCCTGGTCTACCACTACTTCGGCGGCAAGCAGGAGCTCTACGTGGCCGCGCTGAGGAGCGCGGCGGAGCAGCTGGAGTCCCGGCTGCGGCCCCAGGGGGGCGGCAGGCCGCTGGAGGAGCTGGCCTCCGGGCTGGAGCGCTACTTCGACTTCGTCGAGGAGCACGCGGCGGGCTTCGCCGCGCTGTTGCGGGGCGGCCCCGCGAACAGGACCGGCGAGGTCGGCGAGATCGTCGACGGGGTGCGCAGGCGGCTCTTCCGCCTGATCCAGAAGCAGATGGGCGTCGAGGAGCCGAGCCCGGTGCTGCGCACGACGCTGCGGTCGTGGATCGCCTCCGTCGAGACGGCGGGCCTCGACTGGCTGGAGCATCGCGACCTCGAACGGCCGATGCTGGAGAAAATGCTGGTGGAGCACATGGCCGCGCTGCTCGGGGTCGCGGCCGCCCATGACGGCGACGTCGCCAGGCTGCTGGAGCGGCTGGCGTGA
- a CDS encoding DUF3073 domain-containing protein, giving the protein MGRGRAKAKQVKVARQLKYNSGGTDLDRLRDELGVGDSSRNDDADDLNDELADRYADYADDYGAGDDDDGRTSGRR; this is encoded by the coding sequence ATGGGGCGCGGCCGAGCAAAGGCCAAGCAGGTCAAGGTTGCTCGCCAGCTGAAGTACAACAGCGGTGGCACGGATCTTGACCGTCTTCGCGACGAACTCGGGGTCGGAGACTCCAGCCGCAATGACGACGCCGACGACCTCAACGATGAGCTGGCGGATCGCTATGCCGATTACGCCGATGACTATGGTGCCGGAGACGACGACGATGGCCGTACGTCCGGCCGCCGATAG